One genomic region from Candidatus Dependentiae bacterium encodes:
- a CDS encoding NADH-quinone oxidoreductase subunit H: protein MFFFQSFSIIFYILKLLFIYFFFFLLIAVIPRYRYDQLMRLG from the coding sequence ATATTCTTTTTTCAAAGTTTTTCAATTATCTTTTATATTTTAAAATTATTATTTATATACTTTTTTTTTTTTTTATTAATAGCAGTTATCCCTCGTTACAGATATGATCAACTTATGCGACTTGGTTGA
- a CDS encoding cytochrome c oxidase subunit 3 yields MGYHTSIVNSCLRSGFILFLISEVMFFFGFF; encoded by the coding sequence ATGGGTTATCATACAAGTATAGTTAATTCTTGTTTACGTTCTGGCTTCATATTATTTTTAATTAGTGAAGTTATGTTTTTCTTTGGATTTTTTTGA
- a CDS encoding cytochrome c oxidase subunit 3: MNFYSHGVLVNPYKIPLLNTAILLTSGFVLTVSHSYLRIELFRPSYRLLLFTIYLGLYFILLQSNEYIYSGFSMNDGVYGSIFYLLTGFHGFHVIIGTIFLIVCAFRLRLGHFCHHNHFAFEAAA, translated from the coding sequence TTGAATTTTTATTCACATGGTGTCTTAGTTAATCCATATAAGATACCCCTTTTAAATACTGCAATATTATTGACTTCAGGTTTTGTTTTAACAGTTTCACATTCTTATTTGAGAATAGAACTATTTCGTCCAAGTTATAGACTATTGTTATTTACAATATATTTAGGTTTATACTTTATTTTACTACAGTCTAATGAGTATATATACAGTGGTTTTTCTATGAATGATGGTGTTTATGGATCTATTTTTTATTTACTTACAGGATTTCACGGATTTCATGTAATTATAGGTACTATTTTTTTAATAGTTTGTGCTTTTAGATTGCGTTTAGGACATTTTTGTCATCATAATCATTTTGCTTTTGAAGCAGCAGCTTGA
- a CDS encoding NADH-quinone oxidoreductase subunit H — translation MRSTAQLIAYDISIAIIMCTLALFPKSLNLIDIIEFQDCNGYFAFYLPILFLLFLVSSLAETNRHPFDLPEAESELVGGFNTEYSSSYFAFFFLAEYASILLMVFLINHLFLGG, via the coding sequence TTGAGATCAACGGCTCAATTAATTGCTTACGACATTAGTATAGCAATAATAATGTGTACTTTAGCTCTATTCCCAAAATCTCTTAATTTAATAGACATTATAGAATTTCAAGATTGTAATGGTTATTTTGCTTTTTATTTACCAATACTATTTTTACTTTTTTTAGTCTCCTCTTTAGCTGAAACTAATAGACATCCATTTGATCTACCTGAAGCAGAGTCAGAATTAGTTGGTGGGTTTAATACAGAATATTCTTCCTCTTATTTTGCTTTTTTTTTTTTAGCTGAATATGCTTCAATTTTGTTAATGGTATTCCTAATAAATCATCTTTTTCTTGGAGGATGA